A window of the Caldalkalibacillus salinus genome harbors these coding sequences:
- the yqiS gene encoding phosphate butyryltransferase, with the protein MHLQALVNEAPDQRPETIAVAQAADDDVLRAVIQATQHNMAQFCLVGSVEEIKQRIAHLGGQTEHYTYVEARSEREACERAVQQVADGQAKALMKGLVSTSTLLKAVLNKEKGLRTQQLISHVAAFEVPGYDRLILVTDAAMNINPDLKEKAKIIENAVSVAHALGLNQPKVAPVCPVEVVNPAMQSTVDAATLSMMNQRGQIQGCTVDGPLALDNAVSQDAARHKGIQSEVAGKADILLVPTIEVGNTLYKSLVYFARAKVGALVVGAKAPIILTSRADSDEAKLYSIALAAHYAAFHS; encoded by the coding sequence ATGCACTTACAAGCACTTGTTAATGAAGCACCAGACCAACGTCCAGAAACGATCGCTGTGGCCCAAGCGGCTGACGATGATGTCTTAAGAGCTGTTATACAGGCTACACAACACAACATGGCCCAATTTTGCCTCGTGGGATCAGTTGAAGAAATCAAACAACGTATCGCCCACTTAGGAGGGCAAACCGAACATTATACATACGTTGAGGCGAGGTCAGAGAGGGAAGCATGTGAAAGGGCTGTGCAACAAGTGGCAGACGGCCAGGCAAAAGCCTTAATGAAGGGGTTAGTGTCCACGTCAACACTGCTAAAGGCGGTACTCAACAAGGAAAAAGGACTACGAACACAACAACTTATTAGTCACGTAGCCGCTTTTGAGGTGCCAGGTTATGACCGATTGATTCTTGTTACTGATGCAGCGATGAACATTAATCCTGACTTAAAGGAAAAAGCAAAAATCATTGAGAACGCTGTGAGTGTGGCTCATGCGTTAGGATTAAATCAACCTAAAGTTGCACCTGTGTGCCCTGTCGAAGTTGTGAATCCGGCGATGCAAAGTACCGTTGATGCGGCCACATTATCAATGATGAATCAACGAGGGCAGATTCAGGGGTGCACCGTTGACGGTCCGCTTGCTCTAGACAATGCAGTATCGCAGGATGCAGCACGGCACAAAGGGATACAATCTGAAGTAGCGGGCAAAGCTGATATACTGTTAGTCCCTACTATAGAAGTTGGTAACACTTTATATAAATCCTTAGTGTACTTCGCCCGTGCAAAAGTGGGAGCACTCGTTGTTGGAGCTAAAGCCCCAATTATACTTACTTCACGAGCTGATTCCGATGAAGCGAAGCTGTACTCTATTGCACTTGCGGCACACTACGCTGCTTTCCATTCTTAA
- the recN gene encoding DNA repair protein RecN, whose translation MLVEISIRNFAIISSVTVSFREGLHVLTGETGAGKSIILDAVSMLIGGRGSTEYVRHGANKAEIEGLFELPQNHPVNPLLEDMGIDLQDDDSLVLRRDISAQGKSVCRINGKLVTLAILREIGQLLVDIHSQNQHHQLLHEERYLEVIDGYGKDEIAKHKREYRTLYQEYKDVSHQVKRLLENERQTAQRLDLLRFQLDEIAAARLEPEEDEHLQQEKQKHAHSQKIFNGVSESYEVLQSDGGTIDSLGLVMSRLQDIAAYDSSIQPLSKIVEDVYYQLEEVILQLGRYRDDFSFHPDQLNEIENRLVEIDKLRKKYGSNVLEILEYAAQVEDELDTLEHKEERMDELYTRKAQLAMDLSVEAQHLTTIRSRICQRLEKEIQQELKGLHMDRSLVEIELIPAQTGEQVEHDGITRYLRQDGWDDVQIRIATNPGEPPKPLSKIASGGEMSRLMLALKTVLAKSEPVTTLIFDEVDTGVSGRVAQAMAERLYQISLDKQVLSITHHAQVAAMADQHYRIEKHQTKNNTRTTVLPLHTNERAEELAKINSGVEVTDVSLQHANELLQKATDIQAEIKEKLSN comes from the coding sequence ATGCTTGTTGAAATTTCGATTAGAAACTTTGCCATTATTTCGTCAGTCACGGTCTCCTTTAGAGAGGGACTACACGTCTTAACAGGTGAAACTGGAGCGGGAAAATCCATTATTTTAGATGCTGTTTCCATGTTGATAGGCGGAAGGGGATCCACCGAATACGTTCGTCATGGTGCCAACAAAGCTGAGATTGAAGGATTATTTGAGTTACCTCAAAATCATCCAGTTAACCCGTTATTAGAAGATATGGGGATTGATTTACAAGACGATGATTCACTGGTCCTAAGGCGGGATATCAGCGCCCAAGGTAAAAGTGTATGTCGTATTAATGGCAAGCTCGTAACGTTAGCCATTTTAAGAGAGATCGGGCAACTGCTCGTGGATATACATAGTCAAAATCAACATCATCAGCTCCTACATGAAGAACGTTATCTAGAGGTCATCGACGGGTATGGTAAAGATGAAATCGCCAAGCATAAACGGGAATACCGTACCCTTTATCAGGAATATAAAGACGTTAGTCACCAGGTCAAACGTTTATTAGAGAATGAGCGACAAACAGCCCAGCGTTTAGATTTACTACGCTTTCAATTAGATGAAATTGCAGCAGCAAGATTAGAGCCAGAAGAAGATGAACATTTACAACAAGAGAAGCAAAAACACGCTCACTCACAGAAGATATTTAACGGTGTTTCGGAGTCTTACGAAGTCCTGCAATCTGATGGCGGCACGATTGATTCTCTCGGGCTTGTGATGAGTCGCTTACAGGACATTGCCGCTTATGATAGCAGTATACAACCTTTGTCTAAAATTGTGGAAGACGTATATTACCAACTTGAAGAAGTGATTCTTCAGCTCGGTCGTTACCGAGATGATTTTTCCTTTCATCCGGATCAATTAAATGAGATCGAAAATCGTCTCGTTGAAATCGATAAGTTAAGAAAAAAGTATGGCTCAAACGTTCTAGAAATATTAGAATACGCAGCGCAAGTCGAGGATGAGTTAGACACTTTGGAACACAAAGAAGAACGAATGGATGAACTTTATACCCGTAAAGCACAGCTAGCGATGGACTTGAGTGTTGAAGCGCAACATTTAACAACCATAAGATCAAGAATATGTCAGCGATTAGAAAAGGAGATACAACAAGAATTGAAGGGCTTACACATGGATCGGTCCCTTGTTGAAATTGAATTAATACCAGCCCAGACCGGTGAGCAAGTGGAACACGATGGCATTACAAGATATCTGCGTCAAGACGGCTGGGATGATGTCCAGATTCGAATTGCTACAAATCCGGGAGAACCCCCTAAACCTCTCTCAAAAATCGCTTCAGGTGGCGAAATGTCAAGGTTAATGTTGGCATTAAAAACGGTATTAGCAAAAAGTGAACCAGTCACAACACTCATATTCGATGAGGTGGATACGGGTGTCAGTGGTCGAGTAGCTCAAGCGATGGCTGAGCGATTGTACCAAATTTCATTGGATAAACAAGTATTAAGCATCACGCATCATGCACAGGTCGCTGCAATGGCAGATCAGCACTATCGCATAGAGAAACACCAAACGAAAAATAACACGCGCACAACCGTGTTACCTCTCCATACAAACGAACGCGCTGAAGAGCTCGCCAAGATTAACAGCGGTGTTGAAGTCACTGACGTGTCTTTACAGCACGCCAATGAGTTACTACAAAAAGCCACTGACATTCAAGCGGAAATTAAGGAGAAGCTATCCAATTAA
- the ahrC gene encoding transcriptional regulator AhrC/ArgR, protein MNKSQRHIRIREIIAKNDIETQDDLVDQLRAAGFNVTQATVSRDIKELSLIKVPLMNGRYKYSLPADQRYNPLQKLSRVLVDSFVSVDHTENLIVIKTLPGNANTVGVLIDHLDWDDIMGNISGDDTILIICKDKNDTQKIVQRFLDLL, encoded by the coding sequence ATGAATAAGTCACAGCGTCATATTCGCATACGTGAGATTATTGCCAAAAACGATATTGAGACGCAGGACGATCTTGTGGACCAGCTACGTGCCGCTGGCTTTAATGTGACTCAGGCGACCGTATCTCGTGATATTAAAGAGTTAAGCCTGATCAAAGTCCCTCTCATGAATGGGAGGTATAAGTACTCCTTACCTGCAGATCAGAGATACAACCCGTTGCAGAAATTATCTCGTGTTCTAGTGGATAGCTTTGTCAGTGTTGATCACACGGAAAATTTAATCGTCATCAAAACATTACCGGGTAACGCTAACACTGTGGGTGTATTAATTGATCACTTAGATTGGGACGACATCATGGGTAATATTAGTGGAGACGATACCATTCTGATTATTTGTAAGGATAAAAACGATACACAGAAAATCGTTCAGCGTTTCTTAGACTTACTATAA
- the spoIVB gene encoding SpoIVB peptidase, whose translation MFLNKQRALGVVLVVCTIFLFMSTPFQHFASIPNEIRMFEGNSSNLRLTLPAAAQLISSNDAVVHVSQPPSDVTASTQQNESSGINVEGVKSGSAEMQLRLGNLPLKKVKVDVLPDIKVYPGGQSIGVKLNSLGVVVVGHHYIETEEGKVSPGEDAKVKIGDNILRMNGIELNNLEQIGDIVEEAGENNETLELDVLRGKEKHKLRLDPVYDEKEDKYRLGLYIRNSAAGVGTLTFYHPESGAYGALGHVISDMDTKKPIVVGDGNIVHSEVSSIERGQSGQPGEKFAHFLNDKEVLGDISKNTPFGIFGHMKERIDNGVQDEALPIALREEVQEGPAHILTVVEGQEVEKFDVEITDVVEQKFPATKGLVIKVTDPELIDKTGGIVQGMSGSPIIQNGKLVGAVTHVFINDPTSGYGCYIEWMLQDAGVNIEPQAEDDAA comes from the coding sequence TTGTTCCTTAACAAGCAAAGAGCCTTAGGAGTTGTTCTAGTTGTATGCACCATTTTCTTGTTCATGTCTACACCGTTTCAACATTTCGCATCAATTCCAAATGAAATCCGTATGTTTGAAGGAAATTCTTCAAACCTCCGTCTCACATTACCTGCAGCTGCCCAACTGATCTCCAGTAATGATGCTGTTGTTCATGTCAGTCAACCCCCTTCAGACGTGACAGCAAGTACACAACAAAATGAATCTTCTGGAATCAATGTAGAAGGCGTTAAATCAGGGTCTGCAGAAATGCAACTGAGGTTAGGCAACCTGCCCTTGAAAAAAGTCAAAGTTGATGTCCTCCCAGACATAAAGGTTTATCCAGGTGGACAATCCATAGGTGTTAAATTGAACTCATTAGGGGTTGTCGTAGTGGGACATCACTATATTGAAACGGAAGAGGGAAAAGTGTCCCCAGGTGAAGATGCTAAGGTAAAAATAGGGGACAACATCCTGCGTATGAATGGTATCGAATTAAACAATTTAGAACAAATTGGAGATATTGTTGAGGAAGCAGGAGAGAATAACGAAACATTAGAGCTTGATGTCTTACGTGGGAAAGAGAAGCACAAACTGAGATTAGATCCTGTTTATGACGAAAAAGAGGATAAGTACAGATTAGGGTTATACATCCGTAACTCAGCCGCGGGTGTGGGTACACTTACGTTTTATCATCCAGAATCCGGGGCATATGGCGCCTTAGGTCATGTTATTTCAGACATGGATACTAAAAAGCCGATCGTCGTTGGAGATGGCAATATTGTTCATTCCGAAGTAAGTTCAATTGAGAGGGGTCAATCTGGCCAACCAGGGGAGAAATTTGCCCATTTCCTAAATGATAAAGAGGTATTGGGCGATATCTCAAAGAATACCCCTTTTGGCATATTTGGTCATATGAAAGAACGAATCGATAATGGCGTTCAAGACGAAGCGCTTCCTATAGCGTTAAGGGAAGAAGTGCAGGAAGGACCAGCACACATCTTAACTGTCGTTGAAGGACAGGAAGTTGAAAAATTTGACGTTGAAATTACAGACGTTGTTGAGCAAAAATTCCCTGCAACAAAAGGCCTTGTCATCAAAGTGACAGATCCCGAGCTAATCGACAAAACGGGGGGGATCGTGCAAGGCATGAGTGGGAGTCCAATCATACAGAACGGTAAGCTTGTTGGTGCTGTCACACATGTTTTCATTAACGATCCTACATCTGGCTATGGTTGTTATATAGAATGGATGTTGCAGGATGCCGGTGTTAACATTGAACCACAAGCAGAGGATGACGCTGCATAA
- a CDS encoding glycosyltransferase family 2 protein, producing MHIKDHVSVVIPAYNEEAHIGQTLSVLQDQKWVKELIVVDDGSSDLTHYIAEKYTAHVLSLPRNVGKAEALKRGSLYARYPILLFLDADLRETAKHAKALVQPLWKGQAHMTTAVFPPTSSNGFGLIRRFAQWQIKKKTGVSLQSPLCGQRAIYREVFHSIYRGDQHFGVEVGLTLDCLKGGYNVQEVEVPFEHRELGKTWRGMRHRLKQGMFVCQAIYARK from the coding sequence TTGCATATTAAAGACCACGTAAGCGTCGTCATACCAGCGTATAACGAGGAGGCGCACATTGGACAAACGTTAAGCGTCCTGCAAGATCAAAAATGGGTTAAAGAACTGATCGTTGTCGATGACGGGAGCAGTGATCTCACTCATTATATAGCGGAAAAATACACGGCCCATGTTTTGTCTCTACCACGTAACGTTGGAAAGGCTGAAGCTCTGAAGAGAGGGAGTTTGTATGCCAGATATCCTATATTATTATTCCTAGACGCTGATTTAAGGGAAACGGCCAAACACGCAAAAGCGCTCGTTCAGCCTCTGTGGAAAGGTCAGGCGCATATGACCACCGCTGTTTTTCCCCCTACTTCTTCTAACGGGTTCGGTTTAATAAGAAGGTTCGCACAGTGGCAAATTAAAAAAAAGACAGGCGTATCCCTACAGTCTCCTCTGTGTGGTCAACGGGCTATTTATCGGGAAGTGTTTCATTCCATCTATCGGGGGGATCAGCATTTTGGTGTGGAGGTGGGTCTTACTCTCGACTGTCTAAAGGGGGGCTACAATGTACAGGAAGTGGAGGTCCCCTTTGAACATAGAGAACTGGGTAAGACGTGGCGAGGGATGAGGCATCGTTTAAAGCAAGGGATGTTCGTTTGTCAGGCCATATACGCTAGAAAATAA
- a CDS encoding sigma 54-interacting transcriptional regulator: protein MRKIFIVGGGHGGTSLLRAMVHMASLKIKGVSDVNVNAPGMMEARKYGIPTGTDYHHMIDDDIEVIIEATGNAVVFEDLRHIKPKHAVVIPGSIAKVMMDLIKEKEALIEKLRRHQHELDIILNSTHDGMLAVNQQGIITLFNRAAERIVGLKTEDVLGKKVTEAIPNTRLDRVLETGQSQINQEQRLTNQCKIITNRVPVINEQGEIIGAVAVFRDITDLTSLTEELMELKQTQSMLEAIINSSDDAISVVDEKGIGLLINPAYTRLTGLRKEDVLGKPADADISEGESMHIRVLKTGKAVRGVPMKVGKQRRDVLVNVAPVFVEDRLKGSVGIIHDTSEIKQLTAELNRARRIIRTLEAKYTFEEIIGQSEKMLSSFEQAKKAATTPATVLLHGESGTGKELFAHAIHNESDRKYNQFIRVNCAAISEHLLESELFGYEEGAFTGARRGGKKGLFEEASGGTIFLDEIGEMNLETQSKLLRVLQEKEIVRVGGAKAVPIDVRVIAATNVQLDKAVLEGKFREDLYYRINVLPIHIPPLRERHGDLSLLAEHFIHKFNLEYGRSVQTIATEAVQYLEAYHWPGNVRELENTISRAMIHMKLNEEALKLEHLHPLNLYATPPSAQDVSQALEQANADSSLDAVLSLAEKEYITKVLKACQGNKTKTAKRLGISVRNLYYKLDKHEITL, encoded by the coding sequence GTGCGTAAGATTTTCATCGTAGGTGGAGGACATGGTGGGACATCATTACTGAGGGCCATGGTTCATATGGCTTCCTTGAAAATTAAAGGGGTGTCAGATGTGAATGTGAACGCCCCGGGTATGATGGAGGCGCGGAAATATGGCATCCCTACCGGAACGGACTACCATCACATGATTGATGACGACATTGAAGTAATCATTGAAGCGACAGGGAACGCTGTTGTCTTTGAAGATTTACGCCACATCAAACCTAAGCATGCTGTTGTCATTCCAGGTAGTATTGCCAAGGTAATGATGGACTTAATTAAGGAAAAAGAAGCATTAATAGAAAAGCTCAGGCGCCACCAGCATGAGCTTGACATTATTTTAAATTCGACACATGACGGTATGCTTGCTGTCAATCAACAGGGAATCATAACCCTGTTTAATCGTGCTGCAGAACGGATTGTCGGTTTAAAAACGGAGGATGTGCTAGGCAAGAAAGTGACAGAGGCCATCCCTAATACACGCTTAGATCGTGTGTTAGAAACAGGACAATCACAGATTAATCAAGAACAGAGACTGACCAATCAATGTAAAATCATCACGAATCGTGTGCCTGTGATTAATGAGCAAGGGGAGATCATAGGTGCCGTTGCTGTATTTCGAGATATAACAGATCTAACCTCCCTCACAGAAGAGTTAATGGAGCTGAAGCAAACGCAAAGTATGCTAGAAGCCATCATAAACTCTTCAGATGACGCGATATCCGTGGTAGATGAAAAAGGGATTGGATTATTAATCAATCCTGCCTATACCAGACTCACCGGTCTAAGGAAAGAAGACGTCCTCGGCAAACCGGCCGATGCAGACATTTCCGAAGGGGAAAGTATGCATATTCGTGTGCTTAAGACAGGCAAAGCTGTACGCGGTGTCCCTATGAAAGTGGGTAAGCAGCGTAGGGATGTCCTCGTAAATGTGGCGCCTGTTTTTGTTGAGGACAGACTAAAAGGAAGTGTCGGCATTATCCACGACACATCGGAAATTAAGCAACTCACCGCAGAGTTGAACCGAGCACGCCGTATTATTCGTACACTGGAAGCAAAATACACGTTTGAAGAAATAATCGGGCAGAGTGAGAAGATGCTTAGTTCGTTTGAACAGGCCAAAAAAGCAGCAACGACGCCCGCTACCGTTCTATTACATGGGGAATCTGGTACAGGAAAAGAACTATTTGCCCATGCGATACATAATGAGAGTGACAGGAAGTATAATCAGTTTATCCGTGTCAATTGTGCTGCCATATCAGAGCACTTACTTGAAAGCGAGTTATTCGGCTATGAAGAAGGTGCCTTTACAGGGGCGCGCCGAGGTGGTAAGAAAGGGTTATTTGAGGAAGCGAGCGGTGGGACCATTTTTCTAGATGAAATTGGCGAAATGAATTTAGAGACTCAATCCAAGCTTTTGCGCGTCCTACAGGAAAAAGAGATTGTACGCGTGGGTGGGGCAAAAGCCGTACCGATCGATGTTCGTGTCATTGCAGCGACCAATGTACAGTTAGATAAAGCGGTTTTAGAGGGGAAGTTTAGAGAAGATCTTTATTATCGCATCAATGTGTTGCCTATTCACATTCCACCTCTCAGGGAGCGACACGGGGATCTGTCTTTGCTAGCTGAACATTTTATCCATAAATTTAATTTAGAATATGGACGTTCTGTACAGACCATTGCAACCGAAGCAGTACAATACTTAGAAGCCTATCATTGGCCAGGAAATGTTCGCGAATTAGAGAATACCATTAGTCGCGCTATGATACATATGAAGCTAAATGAGGAAGCATTGAAATTAGAGCATTTACATCCGTTAAATCTATATGCCACTCCTCCTTCTGCTCAGGATGTTTCTCAAGCTTTAGAACAAGCTAACGCTGATAGTAGCTTAGACGCCGTTTTGTCTTTAGCAGAAAAAGAATACATTACAAAAGTGCTTAAAGCGTGCCAAGGTAACAAAACAAAGACGGCTAAACGACTCGGTATTTCCGTCAGAAACTTATATTACAAGCTAGATAAACACGAGATTACGCTATAA
- a CDS encoding DUF2627 domain-containing protein, producing MTHNRKRSPQRFVALLILVIPGSLGMYGWTLMRDATFTYFDPETPFLWLSFIGGSCLFLLGVTFVGGYIFYRDRKKKLVQPKFQNDIDD from the coding sequence ATGACACATAACCGTAAACGATCTCCACAGCGATTTGTCGCTTTATTAATCTTGGTCATACCTGGATCCTTAGGGATGTATGGATGGACATTAATGCGTGATGCCACTTTTACCTACTTCGACCCTGAGACCCCTTTTCTATGGCTATCTTTCATAGGGGGATCCTGCCTTTTTCTCCTTGGCGTTACTTTTGTCGGTGGGTATATTTTTTATAGAGACCGTAAGAAAAAACTTGTTCAACCGAAATTTCAAAACGATATAGACGACTAA
- a CDS encoding NAD(+)/NADH kinase, whose amino-acid sequence MKPLQIGLAINRGKPKALIVARELIPILEEKGIQVWVEPRVANQIGREELSLPYHDFPKRVDMLFVFGGDGSILGIARDFAPYDIPILGVNLGHLGFLSEAEPDDLPVLIDQLLTRDLQREQRMMLEAELYRDGKRVDTWTALNDIGIAKGSYSRMITCKVYLNDQQLNTFFGDGLVISSPTGSTAYSMSAGGPILAPNMNAILLTPVCPHSLTARPIILSSDEEITIEVSATHQEIGMSVDGQIGVQLDIFDQIKIKRSPYTTTLLKWKDRTFFDVIRSKFHQGID is encoded by the coding sequence ATGAAACCATTGCAAATTGGGCTAGCCATAAACAGGGGGAAACCAAAGGCGTTAATCGTAGCCAGGGAATTGATTCCTATACTTGAGGAAAAAGGCATTCAAGTATGGGTTGAACCAAGAGTTGCCAATCAGATTGGGCGCGAAGAACTCTCACTTCCTTATCATGATTTTCCAAAACGGGTGGACATGTTATTCGTGTTTGGTGGAGACGGGAGTATTTTGGGCATCGCTCGTGATTTTGCACCATATGACATCCCTATTTTAGGGGTCAATTTAGGACATTTAGGGTTTCTATCAGAGGCGGAACCAGATGATTTGCCCGTGCTTATCGACCAATTACTTACGAGAGATCTACAAAGGGAACAACGCATGATGCTCGAGGCCGAGCTATACCGTGACGGTAAGCGAGTGGACACTTGGACAGCTCTGAATGACATAGGGATCGCCAAAGGCTCCTATAGTCGGATGATTACATGTAAAGTCTATTTGAATGACCAACAGCTGAACACGTTTTTTGGAGATGGTCTTGTGATATCCAGTCCAACAGGCTCAACCGCTTATTCCATGTCTGCAGGTGGTCCGATTTTAGCACCCAACATGAATGCGATTTTATTAACACCCGTTTGTCCTCATAGCTTAACGGCACGACCGATCATCTTGTCATCAGATGAAGAAATTACCATTGAAGTCAGTGCCACGCACCAAGAAATTGGTATGTCCGTTGATGGTCAAATAGGGGTTCAGTTAGACATTTTTGACCAAATTAAGATTAAACGTTCGCCTTATACGACGACACTGTTAAAGTGGAAAGATCGAACGTTTTTTGATGTCATAAGAAGTAAGTTTCATCAAGGTATAGATTAG
- the steA gene encoding putative cytokinetic ring protein SteA has translation MPQVKPSITIEGHAYFSDKTKELVKWMPSEGIAVIQHQDIDEMAAISFVQKNVKAVLNLSSSMSGQYPSSGTKQLLDANIPVFDVLNKQEFKDTFKQGCKLNIVDETMIWQGQSQLQRISPVLRYTDDVLDQKEKLAKQNLVHSLRAFTENTLSHAYREMDEILKTYDLPLIANTLRHRHVVVVTRGSGYIEDLRAIHGYIQEKKPVLIGVDGGADAIIECGYQPDIIFGDMDSVSEEALQSGANVVVHAYPNGYAPGLEVIKAHGLQAHLFPCFGTSEDAAQLLAYEAGAVLIVTLGSHTNMFDFLEKGRKGMGSTLLVRLKIGEKLVDAKGVRLLYPHHQVEKSGESTCILKTT, from the coding sequence ATGCCCCAAGTAAAACCCTCAATCACAATTGAAGGTCATGCTTATTTTAGTGACAAGACAAAGGAATTAGTCAAATGGATGCCATCTGAAGGGATTGCCGTTATTCAGCATCAAGATATTGATGAAATGGCAGCCATTTCCTTTGTTCAGAAGAATGTTAAGGCTGTCCTTAATTTGTCTTCGTCTATGTCCGGTCAGTACCCAAGTTCCGGGACTAAGCAGTTATTAGATGCGAATATTCCAGTATTTGATGTCCTCAATAAGCAAGAGTTTAAGGACACGTTTAAACAAGGCTGTAAACTTAATATTGTTGACGAGACGATGATATGGCAGGGGCAAAGCCAACTGCAACGCATCTCTCCTGTTTTGAGATACACGGATGACGTTCTAGATCAAAAAGAAAAATTGGCCAAACAAAATTTGGTGCATAGCTTAAGAGCGTTCACGGAAAACACGCTATCTCATGCTTATCGTGAGATGGACGAAATCTTGAAAACTTACGACCTCCCTCTCATCGCCAACACGCTACGTCATCGACATGTTGTGGTCGTTACTAGAGGCAGTGGCTATATTGAAGATTTGCGGGCTATACACGGTTATATTCAGGAGAAAAAGCCTGTGTTGATCGGAGTAGACGGCGGTGCCGATGCCATTATTGAATGCGGCTATCAACCTGATATTATTTTTGGTGACATGGACAGTGTGTCTGAGGAAGCTTTACAGTCTGGGGCTAACGTTGTTGTTCATGCCTATCCTAATGGCTATGCGCCAGGGTTAGAGGTGATAAAAGCACATGGACTACAGGCTCATCTATTCCCGTGTTTTGGTACAAGTGAAGATGCCGCTCAACTACTAGCCTATGAAGCAGGTGCTGTGCTCATTGTGACCTTAGGTAGTCATACGAATATGTTTGATTTCTTGGAAAAAGGGCGAAAAGGAATGGGTTCGACTTTACTTGTGAGGTTGAAAATTGGTGAAAAGTTAGTGGATGCCAAAGGGGTCAGGCTTCTATATCCTCATCATCAAGTCGAAAAGAGTGGTGAATCCACTTGCATATTAAAGACCACGTAA
- the spo0A gene encoding sporulation transcription factor Spo0A translates to MDRIKIAMADDNREFMNLMSEYFSDQEDIEIVGVAYNGVEMLEVLETEEPDIIILDIIMPRLDGLAVLEKIRMESLQTQAKVIMLTAFGQEEVTKRAVELGASFYILKPFEMDVLANRIRQLTSVASSAPSAPMMSSNISQPKPNNKMTTARNLDARITNIIHEIGVPAHIKGYLYLREAITMVYNNLELLGSITKILYPDIAKKYNTTSSRVERAIRHAIEVAWSRGNIDSINKMFGYTVSTHKAKPTNSEFIAMVADKLRLEYKAG, encoded by the coding sequence TTGGATAGAATCAAAATCGCTATGGCAGATGATAATCGTGAATTCATGAATCTTATGAGTGAGTATTTCTCAGATCAAGAGGACATCGAGATTGTGGGTGTGGCCTACAACGGTGTTGAAATGCTTGAGGTCTTAGAGACTGAAGAGCCAGACATTATTATTTTAGACATTATCATGCCTCGTTTGGACGGGTTAGCTGTATTAGAGAAGATACGCATGGAGAGCCTGCAAACACAAGCGAAGGTTATTATGCTGACGGCATTTGGTCAGGAAGAAGTGACCAAAAGAGCGGTTGAATTAGGGGCATCATTCTACATACTAAAACCGTTTGAGATGGACGTACTGGCAAATCGTATTCGCCAATTAACATCCGTTGCATCTTCTGCCCCTTCAGCTCCTATGATGAGTTCTAACATATCTCAACCTAAGCCAAACAATAAAATGACGACGGCAAGAAATCTGGATGCCAGAATCACAAATATTATCCATGAGATCGGTGTACCCGCCCACATTAAAGGATACTTATACCTGCGTGAAGCGATCACTATGGTATATAACAACCTCGAACTACTTGGGTCCATTACAAAAATTTTATATCCAGATATTGCAAAGAAATATAACACGACGTCTAGCCGTGTGGAGAGGGCAATTCGCCACGCGATTGAAGTGGCTTGGAGTAGAGGAAATATTGACTCCATTAACAAGATGTTCGGCTATACTGTCAGCACGCACAAGGCAAAGCCAACAAACTCTGAATTTATTGCCATGGTGGCTGACAAATTACGTTTGGAGTATAAAGCGGGTTGA